The stretch of DNA CAAAAGTAATCTACATGgagttaagttttttttgtgctcaAATTTGTTACAAGTAAGCATTATTTCTCCCCACAGATATTTAGTTCCACATCTCACCACAATTGCTAATCCAGAGAAACAGGATTACATGCTGATATATGTGTAAGACATATATCAGCCTACTTCAACAGGCTGACCCATACCATATATGGGCATTGATGTCACAGGATGAGGCACGTACTCTAAAACACTCAACCCTTACCATATATGGGCAGTGATGTCACAGGGTGAATCGTGTCAgaatatgagaaaaatgtttctttcagatAGTTTTTGActacaaaatcagaaaaaatggctttatttcaattgaatatattttaaaatactttttaaaattattactgGTTTCTGATAAGAAAATCAATTTACCTAAAATAATATGCATGGACCTTTCTCACTCCTGAGACACCAGAGGGTCAAAGTGAGCAGCAAACATGGCTGCTTGCGTTTTACCTATAAAAGACTGAACATGCACTGGACTCTTCCTTCTCTACTGCTCATTTTGTACATGGATTTTCTCTAAAAGATACttagtttactttttttattattgatcaTTTGTATGCATCCTTGCCAAAGCTTTTGTATTGACTCAGTTGTTGACGTTTCATTTTGTCCACCTCTCCTACAAGACATTATCTCTGTCGTAATACTGATGTCAGTGTGAATGTATTGAgtataaaatgcattttctttgtcttatttgaggggtaaaacatgacaaaaagtgTACATTTGAAAGCTAATCACGAAAACTTTGACTCTACGTCAAATATATCTGCCCACCTaacttttcatattatttaatatcatgtttgtaattaaaaaaaaacacttaaatgagctttatttttgtgttatttctgaGTGGAAACGAGGCGTAGTCAGCAGCGTTTTCCAGCCGAATGATTCAGAAACAGACTGAGTGGTGTCAGCCCACATCCTCTGTGTGTCACACTGCCTCCTTCTTTACCACGGCCTTTTTTGGTCAGCTGAGCCTCACTCATGTTCTTCCAAATGAGCTTACTACCCCGTGGGTAGCTTCCTGTTGGCCTAAACTGATTTCTGTGCGAGTGTGTTGTAAAAGCTCTGCAAGCAGTTCTGTCGGGAACATTGTGTTCTCCTGATTATCTCCGGGCCAGAATGGTTGAGTCAGAACAGACTGACGAGaagtttgctttttattaaCCAATCTTTTGGGACTTTTTGGTTCAGTCTGGAAGAAAGAAGGAGATGAGGCTGCTATTTGAGTTTAAAAGACTCAAGCTTTCTTAAATCgagacattttttcacattttagccACACAAACTGGTAGAATTTAAACACTATCCTTTCATGAGACTTTATAATTATTAAGtattgacagatttttttccacattttttatgAATGCTATTATAAGCAACATACAATCATGTAATGTGTGACTTTTTAACCCCGTAACACCAGTGTGATGTTTCaaggaaaagaacattttatttttctggaccTTTAGACATTCAGCATTGATTCTGAtccaaaaaaagtcattttaagtgtttttgtaatgaaaagaacaaaaagtaaGGAACACAGACCActcaattcattttaaaaggcAGATTGTaagagtttggaaaaaaaaaaaaagatagataaatttaaactaaatacaCAAGCTGGTCAAATTTGATTCCGTTTGAATAAACACAgctaaaattatgcaaaaagaaagttaaaaacacaccaaacaaACGTTCCCAGGGTCCCAGTAGAGATAAGATACAACAAAACTAGGATGGCTTCAGATAAACGTCAGATCTTCCTTTGTTTCCGCGTTTCTAACGCACATTTATCAGCAGTCGAACCACAAACGTTAACAGCATCTTCCTCCAATCACACCCTGGAAAATATGGACTGCTGGGGGCGCGACCAATCAGCGCTCTTCCCTGCAACCCCGCCCACCTGCCTCACTGACCGACTTACTTACTGGCCGAATGCCACAAGAAGTGTGATCCACAGCGACACCTGCTGCTCTGAGCAACTCATCACTGTAGCCACTATCGAAGAAAATGTAAGACGTGATtgatgaaaattaatttaaaaaaagaaatgaatcaataaataacCAACCATTACAGTAGATTTGGTATTTACTgttattaatttgattaaacgacagaaaaaaacactttttttccccctcagtgGCCCTAAACCTCTTCCGTAATTAAtggacacatttatttaatttttttctaaggCTTAAACCTTTGATTAACTGTTTATTTGAGCTGAATAAACGGACTTAAAGAACTGGTTAGTGTAGCTTTTAAGACCTGCTTCAACTAAAAATGCCTCGTACAATATGGCGGCGACGTTGACGTACGACCCGGACGTTCTTTGCCCTCCCTTCGACTCCGTGTTACCATGGTGACATCAACAACACTAACGCCCGTTTTCTAAGGACTTCTACTGGGCCTGAAACGACAGCAACCCGCTTTCATAGATTGTGTGAGTTGATGTGTTTAAACTGAGGTAAtttttcagaacatttaaagtttattccaACTAGTCGGTTTCTCGAAATATTCAAAATGGACATCAGCGATAAACTCGAAGAGCTAAACTTGTCGTCGGAGGAGATGGGCAGATTTACCAAAGCCTTTAAAGACTGTAAATTTAGGGAGATGTTCTGCGAATACGTCCAAGAACTATCCGAACCTGAAAACAGGGAAAAGTACGAAGAAGAAATCCGACAgttggagcagcagagaggaaacaatgTGGATTTCATCCAGCCGACACCGTTCAGGGTGATCAGAACGAGCggagctggaaaacagaaatGCTACATCAACATATGTACCAATGataaaatccaaaaacctgaagtaaAGATTGGAGTGTCAGATGATGGCCGCAGGGGGCAGTATTGGACTCTGCCTTACAGTCTTTATCCTGGGAGGACAGAGAAAGACCCTAAAGGCAACACATTCATGATATATGATGTTATTTTCCACCCTGACACGCTGCACATGGCctctaaaaacaaaccattcATGGATATGGTGAATGACACAGCAATTGATGGAGTTCAAAAAGCATATAAAGTCAAGCTAGACAAAAACAACGTGAGAGAAATGAAGACGAAATACAAAGGTACCCCTCAGACATGTATCATCCGAAGACCCATACCCGGATTCAGTGCCGAGAATCTCAACTCTCCCCTGCCATTGTTAGAGGTTCCTGAGCCACGGATGAAGTCTGAAGAGTCACTTACATTAACAAACAGCAGAGATGTTCAGCAACAAATCCAATCACAGAACAACCAGGAGCCAGAAAAGCCAGAATACACTGTAAAATATCGATCTAAGGTTGATTTACAGGACTTCAGATGTTGTAGAGACTCCGTCCAGAGCCCCAGGCCAAAGGAAATTGTGATTACTATTGACCTGCCTCTTCTGAAGTCAGCTAGAGACACAAACCTTGAAGTAATGGAGAAAACTCTGATGCTAGAGTCCAAACAACCTGCCTACAGGCTACGTCTGCCTTTAGCCTACCCTGTGGATGAAGACCAAGGAGAGGCCAAGTTCAACAAATACACAGGACAGCTCACCATCACCCTGCCGGTCCGTCCACCTGATGAATCTCTTCATCAATCTGTTGGACCTTGTCCTTTGGTGAGCGATCTTCAAGGAGAAGATGAGGTTGAAGAAGAGAAAGGGATTTGTGAAAAGACCGAGCAAGAGGTTCAAAGAGatgaacagaaagaaagaaatcaggTCGAAAATGGTGTTGAAGAACAGAAGAGTGGAGGAGAAGAGGAAAAGTgtcaggaaataaaaagaaagcatgaaaaagaggaagaaaagccAGAAACAGAGCTCCCAAACTGGGatttggacaaacagcaacaaagatTACAAATGAGCAAGGAAGAGAATGATGAGGAAGGTGGACTAATGACGATGAATGAAAACCAGAACCAAGATTCTGAGGAAGAATCATCTCTGGATAAATATTACTATCAGAAAGGAGACTGTCCAGAAGTTTACTCACAGGAAACTTCAGCTGCCTCTCCTGTAACGGAAAACCAGGATGCTTTAATGTCTGATGAACAGATTAGCTCCtcagaagaggaaaaacaagctAAACTGACCTCAAGTCTAGAGTCTACGTCTAAAACAGCAACTTCAGAACTCCAGGAGGCAAAGAATGCACAGGAAAATATGCAGGTAAGAACCATTTTTGGTCAACAATTCTTAAAGGTTGTGCCacactgacattttaaaacactgtCAGAAAATTTTCCGTTGGTTTGTAGTAGATGCTGCGTTTTTGGTTGAAGCATGAAGTTTAAGTTGGAAAAAGTAAGTTAAAATAAAgttggaaaacatgaataagtGTCACCAATTCTGTCTTTAAAAACCAACATGGCCACCTTGCATAGGAAAACTACTGCAACAAAAACAGTGCAGGCATGTTAGGCAGCTATTATTATCTCATCACTTTTACAAAATTCAGAAATATACATTGTTATTAGCTAGCAATTAACCAGACCACTAAACATATGTAGTACTGTGAAAAATGTACTTGCACTCTTGCAGATTGTTTTTGATCATCAAATATCATACAAAGTGTAGTTTTCAAATAACGATTTCCTTTATTAAGAGGGAAATCCGCTACAACCTGGCactatttgaataaaatttaaatactttGGGGCAATTAATTTGCAAGAGAGTCTATAAAGTTTACACACTCAAAAGAACTcaaaaaaagacatatttacaaaattatatCAGGACTCCAATTATGTAAAGTCAAGTAGGAGCAACAAAAAGTAACGTCAACTTtgtttctcctcttcttttttatgcatCAGACTGGAGAAGAGGCTTCACTCCAGCAACTTCCACCCATTGAGGAACCCCAGATTTCTCCTGAAGTCCCACCAACCGCTCAAAGCCAGAGCAGAGTCATTATTTCAGGGGAGAAAATGGAGTCCTGCCAGGTGTTTGCCACAGACGCagcagagaaaggaagagaaacagATGAAGATGACCTGCCAGCACATCAAGTTCTCCAGACACTGGAGCAAAACAACAAGCCAGCAGCAGACGCAGCAGCCTGGCCACTGAGGGAGATCGGTGCTGATGGAAAAGAGACGCTGATCACTGATCACTCCACAACTGCAGGTTTCAATTTCCACAACAAACTTATTTACGAGCTGGACTGATaagtccagctgtgtttgatgtgtaagctgtgtttttaaaaagaatgatgatgtttaaccttgttttttatttcctattaTACTGCAGATGTTTTCAAAGATATGCAATTGTTCTGTGAGATTTTAATAGTTTTCTCCCAAAGTTAATAAACTAATaccaatttaataataaatattcataagaAAACTGTCTGAATATGTCAATTCTAAATGTTGTTATTCTGTGAATAATAATTACATAATCATAAAAACAACTGGAACATATCGTATCAAAAATCCTAACTTGCACATTTTTTCTgtacaaaattatttcttattcaCCAAAGAAGTTCAAGCTTGGAACAAGTCACTGCTACCATGCAGATAAAGTGAACTTTAACGActttaagtttttaaagttatttaaaaactttacatCACGTCATATTCCTGTTTGTATCGGTCCTAACAGGTGGAGGCAGCTGATCCTGATCAAATTAGACCTGAAAGGATCCTTGATcaaaattagatatttaatttaaataaaaaaatactttttgaatgAGAGAggcaaattaaatgtaaattatgttaagaatttttttttacacaggaTCTCTTGTAGAGGTCAGTATTTCAGCGGTTCTGAAGGAGCTTCTGACTTTGTTGTTAGTCTCATGAAGAAGATGCGCAGGGTTGTCTGCAATGTCCCTGATTTTACGAGGATTCGTTTGTCACACAATAATCTCCAGATGTTCCAGAGTCGCCCCAAGAACAGAACCAGATAAACACACTGATGTTTAGATACAGATGTTTTTCAAATACACTCGAAGTTGGGATGCAGTTACCactaaatgcaactttttagtGATGTCTTAATTGTTATACATGTAGATTGTTAGTTTTGGTTTCTTgggatttttctctctttctgcagatgCAGATTCAGTCTTCCAGGGTGTGGATTTGTGTTCTATGcttctttcaatttttttcctAACATCTATTCTTCTTTGTCCATCTGtgtttattacatttgaaataaaccaaaagcaATTTCTAATATAGTTTCATATGTATCAAGTGGAGCATCATGGGAAAAGCTGTAATGCTTTTGGACCTCACCTTGACAAACAATTCTGTCGGAGAGGATACgtaaaaattttttatcttcttataaatgtatatttaaatgtctatttcttaaatgtttggatatttattaatttttgcagtaaaaaaaaaagagacctaAAACCCAGATTTTGTTGATCATGAATgatttataaaattaataaaacagaaaatcatccaagagagtgaatacttttttagGCAATGTTTTCATCTTCTACTATTAGACAAAAAGTGCAggagaaaagcataaaaagctgaaaataatttaaatagtgCAACTTTATGGGACAAACTTTAGAAACCACTGAGTGACTTAATGGTTTATCTATcgtaaaactttacatttttattcccacATAATTAACATGTTAAAGAATAAGGCACACACATTAAACAatgaatacttttattatttatgcacTTATAAAAATTCTTGGACTTTACAAGCTTAATCACAAGAGATGCACCAACAAATCATCCAAATACTGGAAGTGACCAATTTCCCCTTGTTGGCCAggtcaaatatggaaaaatatgaaactttcaTCTAATTATTAAATGGATCAAAGCGAAGAAATTCAACCATTTTTCAGTCTTCACAACATAAACCAACAGCATGAAGTTTGAGGCACTTTTTGGGTTTGGTAAAAACcagtaaaaggtaaaaaaaaaaaaaactgcagaacatttgttttcctcctttatGTGTAATTGacctaaaaaaatgttttaaaaaaatcaattaggAAAAGCCTGACGAGTGCAGCTTTAATAATGGCCTCCTTGTTGGACCCTGATGTGCTGTGCTTATTTCTTTATTCCCCCGTCTCGTAGATGTAGGTCAGTAGAGGAACCTGAAGTCTGATATATGAGAAGGAGAAAAGGATGAAGTTTCAGATTTTCACAGCAGTGCAGTAgaaatgcattgtttttaatAGTCAACACTACTCTAATAAAACCGAGCATGTAGgtgtaaaaccagctgaataAAGCgctgttaaaacaaacaaaaaaagtcatctAAAGAAATCGTCAGGAAGATTCTAGGTTCTAACTAGCCCAGCTGCCTCCATATATTCTCTAAAACAATGTAACAAGGTCTTTTGCAGcgttttgtaatgtttttgacCGCTTAAGGTGTCGTTTCTCATCTCAGGCCTCGCTGAAGACAGCCGTCTAAAAACTCGGAGTAGCAGGAGAGGGAGCAGAAGTGCTGCTGCACCGGCGCGTCCGTGCCGCCCATGTCGTCCACCAACACGACCGTGTGAGACACTTGGTGCAGGTTCATGCTCACTGCCGTCTTGATGTGGAAGCTGACGCAGATGCGCCTGCACTCGCACATCTTGGCCGCTTCGAGTTCTCCACACAAGTGGGCCGGGATGAGGTGAGGACCGTACGGGATTCTGGGAGAGGAATCAAAGAGCGGGTCGagtcaagtttgtttgtataGCAAATCTCAGCAATAaggcagtttaaagtgctttacaccataaaaaataatacaatactGATGAGCAATAATTTTAAGCCATGATTTTAAGGGAtggtattatgtgttttccagccgcATAGtatcattttaaagtgaaataaagtaaCTACATTACCATTTGAAGTTCTCTCTTAGACCGCAACCCACTtcctccattattattattattattattattattattattattatattcacAGTTCTGATTACAGACGCTCTTGGTGAGTGCCAGCTGGAAGCGGGTCCAAGTGGAAAACAAATAGTTTGGACCTCCACTGTGGCTTGTGGAGAAAAAATTTCACCAGCCactgtttctctttctttcaatTACAAATCCCACCAGTACAAgcaaatgacataaaatacataatttattcttaactctatGAAAATCAATTTACTGACAATAAGTTTACCATACATATGTACGTACACAAActaatttaacataaagcatGGACACCTTAACAAAGGTGTAGTGCAATAAGTTCACTTGTAGTAATTACTAACAGCAAGGAGGGTCAAAGAGGACTGAGGGATTTCATTGGATAAGCCCAATGTCCGTCAGTGAAATCAATCAATGGGCTGCCGCGGTCAATAAAAATTagatttgatatatattttttgttaaattttgacAGTCTAGGTCCGTcccatatacagtatgtgcatCAGTCTGTAGTCCAGTCAGCCACTCCTTCCCTGGACAGAAGTTGAAActgaatgcagctttttttttttctgttcaaattgtcaACCCGCCATATTGCGTTGCTCCAATTTACAGGCCACTTCATACTTTTACCCGCATTTGGCCAGTGGCGGGTGCTAATTTCCACCCCTGCCTTCAGTTAGtttaaaaatgctataaatgtaaaatgtgacttaaaagaaattttatgtcttgaaattggaactctgtctctttaaaaactcctgctctttctaaaactTCACCTTCATGAAGCCAgttcacaacatggctcctctattaaccctttaacaacgtttttaccagaattgcactgagaagtacgTAGCTCCTGTAATGAGCGCAAACGGCGGTAAAACCAGAAGACTAAATGTGTTGGAGTTccgtttgggttgctaggtaacgggccgGGCTCTGCCGGGGTTACTAGGTGATGGGAAGTGATGCTCATTTGTGacattaaattcctttttttggAAACAGCTAATTtactagacacaaaaaaacaaacttattgccaaaataACAGCGaggtgtttttttggggggctgtttttagaagcagatgAGACCCAAGCGGAAGtataaaaatttgaattttgtatAATAGATCCCCATTAAgtttagatacatgaatttaagaaaGTGAACACCATGGTAtatcatggtcaacagtgttaAATGCTGCACTTAGGTCCAACAACTTAGGAACAACAGAGATGGAAGATCTATCAAAGTAACAGAGTTATAACCTAACCTGAGATCAGCTACAGCTCTGGACGCGATCTCCTGTAGTGGAAGGGGGAAGGCGAGTTGCATGGTGTGGTCCAAAGGGTTGGGCTGGACAAACGGATTCCCAAACAGATCCAAGTTCTCCAGACTCAGCTTAAAGAAGTCTGCGGGCAGAACCGTCAGCTGGTTGTGAGCAGCGGACAGGAACCTCAGCTTCGAGAGCCGGCCGATTTGGAGCGGCAAACCCGAGAGTTTATTGTCGTCCAGCTTGAGGTTCATCAGTTCTCTGAGCTGGCAGAACCGGGAGGGGAGGGACTGCAGCCGGTTCTGGCTGAGGTCCAGCACCTGGAGGGTCTGCTGCAGCGTAGACAAGCACAGGGCTTCGCTAAAGGCCTCCAGGTGGTTGTTGTGTAGGATGAGTTCAGAGAGGCAGCCGAGGTCGCCGATGGTGGCCGGGAGCTTCTTGATGTGGTTGTTGCTCAGATCCAGCCTGCGGAGAGCTAaagtcatattcagtaaattagaatatgggTTCAGATGAAGcctgtttgtcagattaaaagtactttttgaaaacaacatttaagcagGTTTCCTTAAGACCATACAGTAAAGTTCATGctcttttcaagcattttcacaGTAATTTTTCCAACACCAGTGcttgaagataaaaaaaaaaaaagataaaaaagtacTAAAAAATTACAACTTCAATTTGCTATTATACAGCATCATTTATTAGTGTTATTGGTAACATCTTGTGATTCTAACTTCAGAtagtgagaaaaaatatatgtctttttattatctttaaatatctggtttcaactataAATAATGCTTTCCGAATTTACGCATTTAGGTATCTGTATAATATTGAACATCCATATGAAAagatgttgaatatttttttattttaagacgtATTCACTGAATACAGAGAAATCTAtaatattaaaagtttaatagttagttttaattaagaagTTTGTCCAAAACCAGTAAGTTAGTGGGTATTTGTGATCTTGGTGTgcaatgaaaatgatttaaaacaaaaatgagctTCAAGTAACAAATGACAGATTCACCTTTGAGGGACAGCATGCGCATGTCCACCCGGGACAGTTTGCAGTAGGAcacctgcagctgctccagagAATATGGGAAGTTGGAGGTGAGCGGGTAATCCTTCTTGGACATGACTGAGAGCTTCTTCTTCGGCTGCTCCACATCTCTGGCTCGAACCGGAGTAAGCGTGGACAGAGGAAGGCTGCTCGTGTCGCTCCCTCGGTCGGCCAAACGCGCTGCTGACAGGAAGTTCTTCAAACTGTTTGCATCGgcctgaaataaaatatgaacgAGATACAGGTGTGTCAGGATATGGGCCAGATGACGCAGAAAGCAGACGGATGTATTCTTGTGATGTTGGTTGTGTTTGACCGAATTCCTTAAAGTAAGTGGCCTGATTTTGTTGGACAGTAATATCCTGACacaattcttttaaaatgaacCGTATTAGCTCCATACTGCTGGGAATAAAGTAGGGAACATATAGCAGAAGATTattcttaacatttttactgaGTAAAGTATGATGGCGATTGTagatagggaaaaaaaagactaaattttcaccaaaaagctcagatatttttagattaatctcaaaaatgtttgggggggggggaaaacaaggaaatttctgagtttgaaaagtaacctttatattttgtgagaaaaaactaaaattgtaAGATTAATCTTTTGTAACTTTTGGAACTCTGGAATTTTCACGTTTTTCTacaaatttttctagaaaatttgagatAATCTAgaatatttagagttttttctcacaaatgtttgacattttaaactcagaaatgtttttgcttttccagaaaatttcagagattttctaGCAGATGTgcaatccttttttttatctaaaatggCCCCAATCACTGTCATAGTAAAGTAATTAAGCATAGAAgcctcaaaaaaaaacatgaaggaaaaactGCAGGATGGTCTGGATATTACAGGttagttttccatttttctctgaGGCCTAACCTAGATTGGAGTTTATTCTTTACCAGGACTATTATCcatataaaaaggaaaatgtccGTCCGTCAGGTTCCTTGCAAGAGTTATGAATTTAGCAGAACATTAAGGATTAATCCCCATTTGCTAAACTCAAAAACAAGGTTTGGATCATATGCTGTTGGTTGATGTGCTTACAGACcgaaaatggcagcaaattttAGTTTGATGCTTTTAATAGTTTGAATAAAAGTGAGACATTTTAGCTTGAGAGTCGATGGAGGTCTACTCTCCTCTGACCCATGATTGGTGCATCTTTCTCTCACCGGAAGCCAATTTTTAATACTAattatttatctgatttgttctttttgaagACTTTTTATGCTGGACACTGTTTGGACACTTATTctctctggttttggatgctgtgcacATAGAAAGAAGTTTtgccctttctttttttacttttggacagTCGTTATGATGCATAGAAAATAGAAAAGCCTTATtccagggtaaaaaaaaaaaaagattgccaCAAGAAACACTTTCTTCCTCAAACTGTTAGTGTCATACCTTACTCAGACAAACATCAACAGCTGGTTCCTTTAGCCTCACAGTTGCTTTGCCCTCCTCCACAAACCAAGTGAAGAACTTCTCTATGTTGTCTCTCAGCTGAAAGAGAAATTGCAAAACATTCGTATGACAGACAACAGAGCAAAGCATCATAATTACATCAACAGTGAATCACTCCTTGAACAAGACCAGTCA from Xiphophorus hellerii strain 12219 chromosome 19, Xiphophorus_hellerii-4.1, whole genome shotgun sequence encodes:
- the lrr1 gene encoding leucine-rich repeat protein 1; its protein translation is MKLQCDVEVVNRMLPSFGMKSRGKGVRAVVSIGKHLDKSSQRSNIYMMICTAKDRTGSKYKLRDNIEKFFTWFVEEGKATVRLKEPAVDVCLSKADANSLKNFLSAARLADRGSDTSSLPLSTLTPVRARDVEQPKKKLSVMSKKDYPLTSNFPYSLEQLQVSYCKLSRVDMRMLSLKALRRLDLSNNHIKKLPATIGDLGCLSELILHNNHLEAFSEALCLSTLQQTLQVLDLSQNRLQSLPSRFCQLRELMNLKLDDNKLSGLPLQIGRLSKLRFLSAAHNQLTVLPADFFKLSLENLDLFGNPFVQPNPLDHTMQLAFPLPLQEIASRAVADLRIPYGPHLIPAHLCGELEAAKMCECRRICVSFHIKTAVSMNLHQVSHTVVLVDDMGGTDAPVQQHFCSLSCYSEFLDGCLQRGLR
- the LOC116709413 gene encoding protein kintoun — its product is MDISDKLEELNLSSEEMGRFTKAFKDCKFREMFCEYVQELSEPENREKYEEEIRQLEQQRGNNVDFIQPTPFRVIRTSGAGKQKCYINICTNDKIQKPEVKIGVSDDGRRGQYWTLPYSLYPGRTEKDPKGNTFMIYDVIFHPDTLHMASKNKPFMDMVNDTAIDGVQKAYKVKLDKNNVREMKTKYKGTPQTCIIRRPIPGFSAENLNSPLPLLEVPEPRMKSEESLTLTNSRDVQQQIQSQNNQEPEKPEYTVKYRSKVDLQDFRCCRDSVQSPRPKEIVITIDLPLLKSARDTNLEVMEKTLMLESKQPAYRLRLPLAYPVDEDQGEAKFNKYTGQLTITLPVRPPDESLHQSVGPCPLVSDLQGEDEVEEEKGICEKTEQEVQRDEQKERNQVENGVEEQKSGGEEEKCQEIKRKHEKEEEKPETELPNWDLDKQQQRLQMSKEENDEEGGLMTMNENQNQDSEEESSLDKYYYQKGDCPEVYSQETSAASPVTENQDALMSDEQISSSEEEKQAKLTSSLESTSKTATSELQEAKNAQENMQTGEEASLQQLPPIEEPQISPEVPPTAQSQSRVIISGEKMESCQVFATDAAEKGRETDEDDLPAHQVLQTLEQNNKPAADAAAWPLREIGADGKETLITDHSTTAGFNFHNKLIYELD